The sequence below is a genomic window from Pangasianodon hypophthalmus isolate fPanHyp1 chromosome 27, fPanHyp1.pri, whole genome shotgun sequence.
CTTCTGATATCTTAAACATTCTGCCAGTCCTCTGAGAGGCTTCATTAAGGGGAATCGTCGAAAATTCCCCGACACCCTGTCCAATGTTCTTATTACTTACTTTATATGAAGCCTCTCAGATGAGTGGCGAAACATGTTCAAGCCCAGCCACACTGATGTACTACTGCTATCCATTCCAAAATGGTCTGGATATTCATGCAATTTGCTGTTACACTTGATAAAGCACCCCTAGAAGACCTGAGGTGTACTAGCTCTTTGCCGTGTGGATTTTACGCCGGAAATACTCCGGCGCTGCTTCCTGTAGCCAGTCGGCGTCCACCAGGCACAGGTCCCTCATGTAGCAGCGCGACGTATGCAGGAGCTCGTTGAACACCACGTAGGCCGGCTTTGCCTGGAACAGGacggaggatggatggatggcgaCGGTCTGGTGGGTGTCCAGAGCCACGTAGGTACCATCTGGCTGGAGCTCAGCAGCGTTGGCGAACATACCGTGTGCCAGGCAGCGCCGCACGTTAGCCAGTTCAGACAGTGAGGATTCAAGCTTCAGTCCCAGCTATAGAACAAAAAAGCATCATGCTGATTTACACGTAAGCATGTTTATTTGCTGATTAATTTATCACAACCTTCTAAGAGGTCAGAAACAATGTCTACAAAATGTAGATCTTGTTGTTCATAGTATTGAATCGTTCAGTACCTTAATGCAAATGTCCCTCAGCTGGGCTCGGACTTCAGCAACCAGACCCATGTTTCTGCTGTTTACAAAGTTCTCCCTACACCACTCCTGCATTGAAGCGCAACACCAGAAGACAGTGAGGACCGATTTTATGTAAGCCAAAAAACATGAGTTACCAGTTTATTGGATAACTTTTGTCTACAGTTTTTGTCCATTCTAAGGTGCATCTACCATAACGGTGACTTTAGGTGTTTAATTACTGGGTGTAGTGAAAGATTTGCATACACAATGTGTCAGTACCCATTCTATCCCGTCTATCATGAAAAGGCACCACCTTAGGACTACAGATATAATTCAGGAAAGGGACTCAGCACTGCAGTGACACTGGCATTGAACTATGTGTAGCTCTGCAACCAgtgtatcaggtgcagcagCGTTATTGGGATTGGAAACACTTCAATGCCACTGCTGTTGTCAGAAATAGTCTACCAACCAGCTAACAGCAtcagaaattaattaatgactgGGCTACAAAGTAACTCTCTACTCAAAAAGATGAGTAAAAATCTCTAACTGTACCTATGAGGTGGCCCAACAAGATGTCTAATCAGTGGAACTCTTGAAAGAACAGAGGCACCTACCTTATTTCCGCTGACTTTCTTGAAGGCCCTGTAGATGTTCAGCAGGGTCATGTGGTCTCCTTCACTGGAGATGAATTTTTTGCGCACGGCAAGTACCTCGTCTCGTCGGGCAGGAGGGTTATAGAGCACAGAGTCcacagagagcagagagacaaTAGTCAGAATCTCCTCAGTACAGGAGAAGTCTGGAGAGATCAGGATGGTCTGCAaaacaatgttaaaaatatgtaaGTCATGTGGTCAACTACAAACTTAAGTAACTGTTTGGTTTTCCCCCATCATGTCTTACAATGGTGGATCCAAACTCCAGGCAACGGAATGCACCTCTGGCTCAACCCAAAGTGCTTGCTGATGAGTTAACATGCATGTTACAATATACAAAAATTGTGCAGAGATTCCCCCAGAAGACCATCTCGTTATcatttagggggccaagcaagACAGCACATATAATCTCCATAAGTCATAccattagctccacccacttggAGTTtgagctcatttgcataaagataTTTGCAAAgtgtgcttggaccccgcagattATCATTTGTGgctatattcatttttatgatgCTATGAAGGTGGAGATCACTTGTGATTCATCTTCTGCTGCGGacggataccctaaagatttgcacctcacaaaaacattttttgcccAGACAATTATATAGACAAAAATATTCAAGCCAATTGGCCTTGCTGTGAACAAAATCTAATCTGTTCACCTTCtagttacaatgataattccacataaatcctacaaacttTCAAATATTCGTACTTGAGATATCGCGCTAACGAGAATCTCGGACAGAcgcacagacagatagacaaaccaaaaataaaatgccCCCACCACCGAGTGGCAGAGGTATAAAAACACATGCTACAAGAGGATAATCCCATCTTACTTTAGCAAATCGAGGTTCCAGGGGAAAGCAGGCCATCTTTTTGCCCAGAGAAGTGAGGGAAACCTGATCATCCTTTCTCTCCACAGCTCCAAGGAGATCCAGCTGCTCCACTGCCATTCGCATCGACTCTGTCCAATGACACAAGCATCAGTGTTGCTGCAGATGCCAGATGTactattacaaaataaaaatttctttaaaaatataaaattattaattaataataataataataataataatactaataataaagtaattaattatgcaatttataaataaataaataaaatccataatcataaatatgtcCTTTTTatgataaaaagacaaaaactttagctttttaaaaattacaatgaaGATCAACAGTAAAGGATGTTATTATCAATTAATAACAGTAATTATTATACTAACAATATGGGCCAAAATGTAAAGTCAGAAACAGTACAAAATATGCCCTCTCTCTCGATCCCGTCAGCAAATATTAACTGTGagggtgctaataattttaaaagcagtgttttttcaaaataaacggcgctatttattaatataatattaaaataaaacaagccgGCATCCCCTACGTGTTTAAGATCAAAACTTACTGCATGAGTTATTCATCTGACTCTATTCATATCAACTTACTGCATGCGTTATTCATTTGTAGATTAAATTTTGCTCAGtgtcatgaagggtgccaataattttgcataTACAAAAACCATATGTCTCTTACCAGGTGACGGCTTGGACATGAAGTCAAAGTTGAGCACATCGGGAACACCCAGAGCCAGCAGCTGCAGTATTACACCAGCTAAATTACACCTATAGAGCAAATACAACAGGCAAGTAACGACAgattataataatcattatgaattatattacatacatttaaaaaattgtgacaGCATTTTCATGCATTAATGTAAAAAGGTTCTAAAATTATTGTTTTGCTCTGGCTaactacatacatacagtgtaaGACTGTCTAATACTGaatgaaatcaaataaacagaaagattgCGCAATCTCTACTGCACTGTACCGCTGTATTTCAGGTACAGTCATGTTTGCTAGGTTGTCGAACTCGTCTTCAGTGTAGAGGCGGTAACACGAGCCAGAGTCCTCTCTCCCTGCCCTGCCTGCCCGCTGCCAGGCCTGCGCTTTGGACACCCGCTGCACGGCCAACACCTCCAGACCGCTGTCTAACAAAACATAAGACAAAAACAGCATATCACGTGAATTAAGataaattatacacatttatgcTTGCAgctgcattcattttttttttattcattagtgGATCTAATGTGTACTCAATAGTGTATTAAATATCAATCACTGGTGTCTGAAATGAGATGCCTCCAAAAAAATCAACACTCGTATAAATAACTGGTAAATACAATATGATATTAGTTTACATTAAAGGTGGTTATTCAAAGCATAGTAGATGGCACAGCTCCACCACATGGCATTTAGATGGTATTGCAAGCACTTAGACTGTGTATGGAAATTACTCATGCTCTATACATAGTtatatatgcaaaataatatCTACAAAAGAAAATTAGAGACCCAATTACTTATGATTATTATAAGTATTTTATACTAACTCTATCACAATAGACAATGCTAGTTTCTGATCATCTGCTTGCAAGTCATTAGCATTATTTGCTGGTTGTAATTAATAACTATTAGGTATGTAACACAATggcactatctgtatctgtttagtgctccaaatatctgtatttggatttaatcatgaagtgggcgtggcctaaacacAAAGTGGGCGTTCCACCGGAAACTGAATTCTGGACCTGACAGTTCCTCAGcatcagctacatcactccacttCATAATTGCTCTCAGTTACAGACGTGCGCCGGACTGTTTATTTCAACCCCATATGCTccttaatatttttgttttgtacctgcctgtggttgtttctaacaaatttagttgcctctaaattataaacaaactagtagccagGTTTGAGCACACCATGCTAATGAATGTGGTTGTTCTTTGTAacgcaagcttcatatctgactgctggCTCACACCCacagaaaaagtaaaaacttcTTGGTCATGACTTTAGGTTACATCCTACAGGATCTCAGTCCGAACGCACATCTCTAATCTCAACTGAATGGCACAATGGGAACTCTGGCAAGCttgctaaaaaaattaaataaataaaaataaaaaatagcacaCCAGTAGTCTGTATTTGTGACTGTTTAAAATACATTCTCTGTTGTTTCAGAATAAGGTATTTGTACTTGGTATACAATATAACCATGTAGAAAACAAACAGTAGTAACGTTTTTAACAATGTTAAAAACCTGGAACAGCTCAAGGAACGTCCTGACTGCCATACACCATAATCTTGTCTTTTCCTAAAATAAAACCCCAGCTTTAAATACTGTTTGAATGCTAGACACTGGAGCTCTCACCTGGGTTATAGCGCTTGGCCTTCACCATTCCTGTGTCAATGACGTATTTAATCCCAGAAATAGTTATGGACGTCTCTGCGATGTTGGTTGAGAGGATGACTTTTCTGCAACcctgatacagagagagagagagagagagagagagagagagaatgttaatACGGATAACACAAAACCAGAAACTCTCTATACTAATCCACCTTTAGGGTGTGGATATGAAATGTAAAGCCATAAaggtaataaaacacttatggAGGTCTGTATGAAATTTGACTAATGAGtattctgtgttgcagtgagctggGGCGAGGATaagggtgagagagaggagcgccgagagagagagagagagagagagagagagagccccgattcagcacagagccgtgtgtgtgcacgtgtatgtgtgtagaaCTTAAATAGACAGAGGAAAGCGGAAGAGAATCGGAGAATAAAACGCCCCCCAGTTGTTCtaagcctgcctcctgcttcctcattttCGCCCGAACCCGGGAGATTGCTACAGTCTTCAAGTCCACTAAACCCTTTGCTTTTCTATAAGTGCTGCTCCATTTCTTGTGAATACGCTTTGCAGGGTTGAAATTTAACACACATAAGAAATCTGAACATGATCCTTAGCAAACCTTTGAGGAACCATCAGCAGTTTACCTTAGGTGCAGGCTGAAAGACCCTGAGCTGCTGGGCAGGAGGAAGTGATGCGTACAGAGGGATCACAATCATGGGCCCGCAGGTTTCAGGCAGGTGTTTGGCGATGTCCCGACACGTACGAGCCAGCGCTTCAATCTCCTCCTGACCCGTCATAAACACCAAGATGTCATGGGATGGAGGAGCTTCCTGTGTGGCCAATGATACTCATTAGGGACACCAAAGATCactataaacacaaatatattcatCATCCCAGTATTATGATGAAACCAACATTAAATGCGAGTTACATAATGTTCAAAAGTGGTTAACGTCTTTATGTTAGAGGAGAGAAAACCACAGCTCATAGCCAAAATGTTAGACAAAGACTTTCGGCCTTTTTGTCGAGGGCACAAACACGATATGCTTCATCACCTGATAATGTCTGTGGTGATGAAGCAAAAACATGATATGCTTTATCACCAGAGACATTATCAGGAAAGGACACAGTCTGTAGCTTTCCTCCCACGGATTCAGATAACtactcatttattttccataatCCGTATTAATGCACATACTGTAGTTAATACGGAGTGTAATACATGTCCACATGAGAAAGCGACCAACCTGGTGAATCTGAAAGATGGAGACCAGCGCTGCGTGTAGGTAATCAGATTGCGGCTGCTTGGTATAATAGATCTGAATCGGGTGCTGCCGACCCTCCAAGTAGAGCACAGGAGACTTATTAAAATACTGAGAGAACAGGTCCACGTCCATGGTGGCGGACATCACAATGACCTAGGGAATATAAAATAGAGAGAAATGAGCCTAAAATATGGCTAGGCAATACGATGATATAATttgcactgcaaaaatgacatcttagcaagtgaaattaACTGAAATATAGTCATATTTTTGTCTACTATTTCCTATTATCAGATtacaagaaaacaaatatgaaattattaaatttatttctaaacatttttactgatttcaaCCCTGAAACAAACTCTATTGGCAaatacttttgctcatttttagcATTTAGAAAGCTTTTCTAGgaagaaattaaattatataccAATAGATTAAgtaaatgtaaagcttgaaattagtaaaaagaaatgtctagaaataagtttaacaatattatatttgatgtattgtaattatataattgGAAATATTAGATAGATTTGactacattcaagatattttcactttctgtctttttttttttgcagtgttactATTGTGGTAGTTTTGTTTCGCAACAAAACTAGTTTTCTAGATGAGTATCCagtcattttttaatgtaacactgctgttttgctgGGTGTTTGTGATATACACTGTGATATATATTGTGTACCATAGAAATGCTTTCAAATaacgtgatatgatattttttatattgcaCACCCCTAGTTTAAAGTCTCGAGCTCATTATTCACCCATGTTAGTTCCTCACCTTCAGAGGGATCTTATTCTGCTCTTTGCGTTTGCGCTGGGCGCTCTTGACCACGCCGAAGAGGACGTCAGTGTGGACGGTGCGCTCGTGAGCTTCATCCAGGATCACAACTGTGTAGCGCAAAAGCAGCGGGTCTCCGATCGCCTCTCTCAGCAGCATGCCATCAGTCATGAACTTCAGCTTGGTTTCCGGGGATGTCACGTCCTCGAATCGTACCGTGTAGCCCACCTGTGGAATTGTTGGAGTTATGTTTTTAGAAATTTCCATAGCTCAAAAAGATACCAAATGTATGAATGACATCATATACTTCCAAAATATGAGTGAATGGTTTGTTAACCCACCAGTTTTCCAAGCTGAGTTCTCTTTTCCTCAGCCACTCGTCCTGCCAGCGAGATAGCAGCCACACGTCGAGGCTGAGTGACCGCGATGATGCCCTGCCGGCCGATGCCAGCTTCATAGAGGTACTGAGGGATCTGTGTGGTTTTACCCGAGCCTGTCTCTCCTGGAGAATAAAGCAAGCAGGCCATCAGGAAGTGGGGTACTTTGTAGGGACCAACTCTATGTAACGACATACggttttgtcttttctttcctcataGCAATTTGTGCTTCTTTAAATCTGATCAGTGGGTCACATCAATTcagaattacagtaattatCTGAGCTAGAAATGAATCATTTCTACGTAAAAGCAAACAACACTAAACATCATTCACTGGTTTGTAAATAGAAAGCTAAACTACACCACATTATTCAGTCAGTATCTGAACATTGTTGAGGAAGTCTATACAGTGTTCATAAACAGTAAAGCTACTCCACCTGATCCACTTGTACCAGATCTGTGCCACTGTTGTCCAAAGTTCACAAATATGGTAGGTGTCCCTGATAAAAACTACCAATGACTGTAAATCTAAGATAGTGGTAACTCATAAAATGATAAATCATTGTACAACTGTCAGGAAAGAGTCATTCATTCAATCTCACAAAGCCACCATTTACTCAAGTGCTttcagatatatattttttgtatcttACTGTTTGCAACTAGAAACTTTGACAGCAATAATATTGCTTTTCTTTATTCCAAACATTACTGTATTTCTAAAAGCAGGGAGCCAGCTGTAGATTTCACTGGTTGTTGCAGTTTCTGTAGCAAGAATGAAATCAAATCTCTGATCAAATGCTGACTGTGTCTGTGTACAGTAGCTGCACGCTAGGAGAGCTTAGCATCACCTGTACAGTATACTGTGGAAACTCTTACCGATTAACACAGCATTGTGCAGCTGTCTGAGCTGGTCGATGAGCTGAGATTTGGCCTGGTAAATAGGAAGCTGTTTTCTTTGCAAGTCTATTGGAATGGGCGCATTTCCCTTCTTTGGCAGCAGCATTCCAGGCTTCTTGTTTGCAGGGAAAAAAGGGGAGCCCGGCTTAAATTTCTTGGCCGGAGGAGGATCGGGGTCGTGGGGCATGATCCGGAAGAAGCGTCGAGCTGATATTAACCCGTCCTACTCACACTTCACCTCAGACTCAGCACCAAAACAGCAAAATAGCAAGTTTTAGGGTGTAAAAAGGCCTTCGCCACTGCGGGTGTTTATCTAATCGTAAAGGGAATCGCCTCTCACATGGCTCACGCTCCGACGTCGCGGGGAATTGACGTAAGAGCTAGCGATGCATCGTTCAAGAAGGAGTCGGCTCTTTGAAGCTTTTAGGTAATTTAGGAGTCGACTCGCATATAAACCGGCGTTTTTCcgtcaagtgtgtgtgtgtgtgtgtgtgtttgtgtgtttgtgagagagacagagagagagaggataaatGGAAATATTGTTAATGAAGTACAGACGCAACAATATTAATGCAGACATTCTTACACATTTTCCATGTCTTGctgattttgttattttgttcattaGAAAGTAAAATAACATTCCATGGGACAATTTCAGCCATggttataaaaaataagaacaatCTCTGGTCAAAATATAGCAAACTTTGTCTATTTAGAGAAGAACATTACAACGAGCCGGTTGGGAGCCGAAAGAGTCGGCTCTTATTGGTGACCTGAGTCATACGTAATGATTCACTGAATAGAGCcggaattaaaaaaagtaaaaaaaaaaaactccagggTGCGTCCCAAATCGAGTAGCCGCTAAGGCTCCATACAGAATATTATTTACTCacaacagatttattcattcattcctttaaTCAGTAACaacttcatcttcagtaacctctttatcctggtcagtttATCCTGTGGAAACTGGGCTgcagtccatcgcaggacacTATTTATTCATGGTGCccgtttttaaaataaaactatttggAATATGTAAGATGGCGCGTTTCTTGTCGCTGTGTTGAACGCCCAGTAGTACTACTATAGAGTTGTGGGCGGGACATAATGAGTGACAACGATATTGACCAATCAGCCAACAGCACTCGTGTTCTATAATACCGCCTGATTTCCTCTTTCGGTCTCTTTTCTTTCACGCGACCCTACTGTGAGGTGAGCCTCGCTCCGTTACCGCACGGAGTTTTACTATGTTCCCCTGCTTTATTAATGGTTAAGTGTTCATGTTTACCCGGAACACGTAGGGAAAGCTTAAAGCTAACGACTCTCtatagttatatataataaaaaagccAATTTTGTCCTGAAGTGTCTGTGTGGTTGTTCAgagttagcctgttagctaaaGGCCTCTCGGCGCCATGTTGCTTGGTGAGAGAGATTAGCGCCATGTGTTCACCTGCTCGGCTACCATGTACTCAGCACCTCGAGTCTGAATGTGTCTTCGTATTAAATAAAACCTAATTGTTTTTACGAGccctatagaaaaaaaaaaaaatagccaaaaatgACCTAATGGATAATCCTGAATATTCTGTATGTTAGATTTTAGTTAGCTCTTAAGACTTTAGACGTTAAATTGCTGTTTTGTGCCACATAGATTTTCAAATGTTGGTTATAactctttgttttctctttaaGATAAATCACCTTGTCTTTAAACCGGCTCTTAACCGATCCTTGGAAGCACTGCAAAGATGCCCAGGGAAGACAGGGCCACGTGGAAGTCCAACTACTTCTTGAAGATCATTGTAAGTGGCAATTTTCCTCTGTTCCGTCTTTACTGTCGTATAGCAGTATTTTCAGTTTAGGATTTCATGATGAAAGCTTTTCCCCACAGTCTGACAGCagatatgaatgaatgaaagcttaaaatttaaaaataagggcagaatatttaaaacactgagCTCCTTGTTTTCCATCATAACTGATCACACTAAAACTGAGAATTTTAATAACCTGATCCCACTGTTGCTCTAATTTCAACTTCTTATACTCACAGCATACTATACATATAGGCAGTCTGTTTTCAGGCTTGTTTCCTAATTTTAgattaaaagcaaaataaatgtcAAGTCTGTAATCAGATTGGCTGTAAtgaatgtttgtcttttgtattGATTCTTGGCTACCAGAACAACTTCAGTTCTTTTGTTATGAGTAAAAGGAAAGCTCTTTAATGGCTATTTGAATTCTTAATCATTCAAGATTTTCTAAATGGAGAAAACTCAGATAATCAGATTTTCTTTGAAATTCTATGAGTAAGCGTAAACCCTTTAACATGGAAGCTGTGCTTGTTGGTACAGATGCTGAATTTGCAGGATCAGTTACGAATCAGCTGTTGCAGTGCTGGTTGGTCGTTCCCCCTGCACAAATCAACTTGTTTCTTACTATCCCTGTCTGTCCGTTTCCCACGGCTTGCAGGGACGCTTAGTCTCAAACATGGCACTAGAATTGTACACAGAACTATTTATTTAATCCCGCTTCCTCCAGTCCTGATTTCTCACTGTTCTTATTTCCGTTTTACTTTCTGGTTCGCAGCAACTGCTGAATGACTACCCGAAATGCTTCATCGTGGGCGCAGACAACGTCGGCTCCAAGCAGATGCAGACCATCCGTCTGTCCCTGCGGGGCAAGGCAGTCGTGCTCATGGGCAAGAACACCATGATGCGCAAGGCTATCCGTGGCCACCTGGAGAACAACCCAGCTCTGGAAAAGTACGTATGTGCTTTTGGGGGCACGGTGTGCCTAGAAATATTTGCGTAACTGGGTCTTTATAGGTCGTTTCTAGATGTAGCATCTTAAAAGAAGAGTGTCTGTGAATTGCAGTGAAAACACTGACAAGATTTTCTCTCATTTGACTACACATTCCCTCAAGTATGTAAACCTTGGGAGATGGTGCAGAGCAGCTCTAATTCTAGAGCTGATTTCCCGGCTCTGGAAATTGTTTTTGCAAAATTGAGAAAGGATGAACCTATAGAGACCCAGTATGCCAGTATTCCTTAAATTTATGATTACAGGTCtaattgcttttaaaaataagccGCACCTGTATGTCCACCACTGAATTTGCAGGATCAGTTACGAATCAGCTGTTGCAGTGCTGGTTGGTCGTTCCCCCTGCACAAATCAACTTGTTTCTTACTatccctgtctgtctgcatcCCACAGCTTGCAGGGACGCTTAGTCTCAAACATTGCATTCTTATGGTGGaaatttttgcacatgtttgttTTGATGTCTGAGTAAATGTTGGCTGGCTCTTTAACAGGCTGCTTCCCCACATCCGTGGAAATGTGGGCTTTGTCTTTACCAAGGAAGACCTGGCTGAGGTCAGGGACCTGCTGCTGGCCAATAAGGTGATTTCTCTTGTGTATTCCTAAcgtcctttttttaatttcacaatgtACATATTTTGTTTTAACAGTTGTGTTCTTCGTAGGTGCCAGCTGCTGCCCGTGCCGGTGCCATCGCCCCCTGTGAGGTGACTGTGCCTGCTCAGAACACCGGGCTGGGTCCTGAGAAGACCTCCTTCTTCCAGGCTTTGGGTATCACCACCAAGATCTCCAGAGGAACCATTGAAATCCTGGTAAGTCAGGACTCTTTTAGATTGTGGGTAAAACCTTTTTTCTACCAGGGTGAAAGGGTACATTAGTAATGTGGATTTAATTCTTGGGCCTCTTGCATCTCTTGTAGGTTGTTCAGTCCATTGCAGTATATCTAACATTGTTCTCTCTTTCCAGAGTGATGTGCAGCTGATCAAGCCTGGAGATAAGGTGGGTGCCAGCGAGGCCACGCTGCTCAACATGCTGAACATCTCGCCCTTTTCCTACGGGTTGATCATCCAGCAGGTCTATGACAACGGCAGTGTCTACAGCCCTGAGGTGCTGGACATCACTGAGGATGCCCTGCACAAGAGATTCCTGGAGGTAAATGACACTTTTGTCATTTAATTCTGTGAAACTTTTCCCCTCATGAGTCAATTCTCCCTGCACAAATTTTCATACTATCCCTGTCTGAAGTCTCCACCGGTTTGTTGGTTTCCAGGTACCAAGTCATGTGTTTGTTGTaacactctccctctctgtttTAGGGTGTGAGGAACATCGCCAGTGTGTGTCTGCAGATTGGCTACCCCACTCTTGCCTCCATCCCTCATTCCGTCATCAATGGATACAAGAGGGTTTTGGCTGTCGCTGTGGAGACAGACTACTCCTTCCCTCTGGCTGATAAGGTAAAATCATCTGCTTTTCTGTGGGATGGGCATCTCTACCAGTGCAGGTTAGGTTACAAAGCAGCTGTTGCAGTGCTGTTCTGTCGTTCCCCCTGCAAACAGAAACCCGTTTCCTCCTATCCCTGTGTGCCAGCCTCCTCCGGCAGACAGGGACGCTAGGTCTCGGACACTAAATGCACTTAATGGCTGGATAATAGGCTTTCAAGTAGAAGATAAACCATATTTATCTACAAAATAAGCCCAAATTGGTCTATTAGAATACCTAAAGTTATTTGAAAGTTGGAAATAGATGGTCTCTTGCAAAAATCTAGTGTTATCATTGAAACTCTTGCTCTGTTCCAAGTGTGGAAACGCCCTTAGTTTAAACAAGGTGCACAATAGGGTTCACAAAGTAACTTCCTGCATTTTTCTGCTCCCCTCCAGGTGAAGGCCTTCCTGGCTGATCCCTCTGCTTTTGCTGTGGCTGCAGCTCCTGCTGCGGCAGCTGATGCTccagctgctgctcctgctgccgCTGCAGAGCCGGCCAAGGAGGAGTCCGAGGAGTCTGATGAGGACATGGGCTTCGGCCTGTTCGACTAAAATAAGCAGTGGATCACCCTAACCTGCTTGATTTGaacatcaataaaaaaatttgaatctgatgaagtttttgtgtgttttatgtatggTATAAAGTGTTGATACAGCTGACTAGTGACATGTGGTGGCTCTTTTTGCTGATGGTAGAATTATGGTATGAAAAGGAAAGCTGTATGGCTGCAGATtgaggagggttttttttttttttttttggtcgttGCGTTGAATAAAATTGGATGCTCGTCATAGGTGCGATTGTGTgtccgcgcatgcgcagtgcggCTCCTTGACTAGCAGGGCGGGTGGAATTATAAACCGCAGCTAGCAGCAGGCTAACAGCGCGCAGAGCAGCCGCATGTCTTCAGGGTGTGAGCCGCTGTCGAAAGTGTCGAAAATACCCGCCGGCTAAGGGGAGATATCTTCCGTAGAAAGACTACAATCTCTCAGCCGGGGGGGAAGGGAGACACCGGTTTACACCCAGCATTGTGTTTCACACACCGGACATTGAAACGGGAAACGACGCGCAGGCGGGGAGCCAGCGAGCAGTGCCATGGCGCGGGACTACGATTACCTCTTCAAGCTGCTCATCAT
It includes:
- the dhx33 gene encoding ATP-dependent RNA helicase DHX33, with the protein product MPHDPDPPPAKKFKPGSPFFPANKKPGMLLPKKGNAPIPIDLQRKQLPIYQAKSQLIDQLRQLHNAVLIGETGSGKTTQIPQYLYEAGIGRQGIIAVTQPRRVAAISLAGRVAEEKRTQLGKLVGYTVRFEDVTSPETKLKFMTDGMLLREAIGDPLLLRYTVVILDEAHERTVHTDVLFGVVKSAQRKRKEQNKIPLKVIVMSATMDVDLFSQYFNKSPVLYLEGRQHPIQIYYTKQPQSDYLHAALVSIFQIHQEAPPSHDILVFMTGQEEIEALARTCRDIAKHLPETCGPMIVIPLYASLPPAQQLRVFQPAPKGCRKVILSTNIAETSITISGIKYVIDTGMVKAKRYNPDSGLEVLAVQRVSKAQAWQRAGRAGREDSGSCYRLYTEDEFDNLANMTVPEIQRCNLAGVILQLLALGVPDVLNFDFMSKPSPESMRMAVEQLDLLGAVERKDDQVSLTSLGKKMACFPLEPRFAKTILISPDFSCTEEILTIVSLLSVDSVLYNPPARRDEVLAVRKKFISSEGDHMTLLNIYRAFKKVSGNKEWCRENFVNSRNMGLVAEVRAQLRDICIKLGLKLESSLSELANVRRCLAHGMFANAAELQPDGTYVALDTHQTVAIHPSSVLFQAKPAYVVFNELLHTSRCYMRDLCLVDADWLQEAAPEYFRRKIHTAKS
- the rplp0 gene encoding 60S acidic ribosomal protein P0, with product MPREDRATWKSNYFLKIIQLLNDYPKCFIVGADNVGSKQMQTIRLSLRGKAVVLMGKNTMMRKAIRGHLENNPALEKLLPHIRGNVGFVFTKEDLAEVRDLLLANKVPAAARAGAIAPCEVTVPAQNTGLGPEKTSFFQALGITTKISRGTIEILSDVQLIKPGDKVGASEATLLNMLNISPFSYGLIIQQVYDNGSVYSPEVLDITEDALHKRFLEGVRNIASVCLQIGYPTLASIPHSVINGYKRVLAVAVETDYSFPLADKVKAFLADPSAFAVAAAPAAAADAPAAAPAAAAEPAKEESEESDEDMGFGLFD